A DNA window from Vigna unguiculata cultivar IT97K-499-35 chromosome 10, ASM411807v1, whole genome shotgun sequence contains the following coding sequences:
- the LOC114165768 gene encoding transcription factor bHLH18-like → MDESWEKWFSDLEMDDDELHLFNEHNMNSLEEELMKIESSVPYYDSYFANSSSSNNNNMGNGSCLERNTQHANSNSEKNQMVITPCTLSFEDSTVVSNVPDESFHAKPEKRRSISQTSKHIMVERKRREKISTLLIELSAMLPGLKKMDKLSIISKTIDYVKYLQNRIKDLQEVNNKRGSIKYCKNNNTNVNISENSNDLDSTFLKIDSSVSGKDVRISVICEKREQIVSELLSKLASHNLSMVCSSVLPLGSSILNISIICKVEQCSMAIDELVKSLYEDLLKLYKLQN, encoded by the exons ATGGATGAATCATGGGAAAAATGGTTTTCTGATTTG GAAATGGATGATGATGAGTTGCATTTATTCAATGAACACAACATGAACTCTCTTGAGGAAGAATTGATGAAGATAGAGAGTTCAGTGCCTTATTATGATTCATATTTTGCTaacagcagcagcagcaacaacaacaacatgggTAATGGTTCATGTTTGGAAAGGAACACACAACATGCGAATTCTAATTCGGAGAAGAACCAAATGGTTATTACACCTTGCACTCTCTCTTTTGAGGACTCCACTGTGGTGTCAAATGTTCCTGATGAATCATTTCATGCAAAGCCTGAGAAGAGAAGAAGCATTTCTCAGACGTCAAAACACATAATGGTTGAGAGgaagaggagagagaaaatCAGTACTTTGTTGATAGAACTTTCCGCCATGCTTCCTGGTTTGAAAAAG ATGGACAAGTTATCTATTATTAGCAAAACCATTGATTATGTGAAGTATCTACAGAATCGTATAAAAGATTTGCAGGAAGTAAACAATAAGAGAGGATCTATAAAGTACTGCAAAAACAACAACACCAATGTTAACATTTCAGAGAACTCAAACGATTTAGATTCTACCTTTCTCAAAATTGATTCAAGTGTTTCAGGTAAAGATGTAAGAATCTCTGTTATTTGTGAGAAACGAGAACAAATTGTATCAGAGCTATTGTCCAAGCTTGCATCTCACAATCTCTCCATGGTTTGTAGCAGTGTTTTGCCACTGGGGAGTTCTATTCTGAACATTTCTATCATTTGCAAG GTGGAACAGTGCAGCATGGCAATAGATGAACTAGTGAAAAGTTTATATGAGGATTTATTGAAATTGTATAAGTTGCAAAATTAA